In the genome of Drosophila yakuba strain Tai18E2 chromosome 3R, Prin_Dyak_Tai18E2_2.1, whole genome shotgun sequence, one region contains:
- the LOC6535475 gene encoding chorion peroxidase, which produces MAAFLDQFNTIRLSLPVLFLVYANKCFIKGIMCRTLFILLLLLVTQLGELQAAAFSIRQNRFDEVPDLQTPAPVATSTESSKILEKATSGLLKKCLPCSDGIKCVPQIQCPAHVRMEIHEKPQICDLPAGTFGYCCETGQNHTAPKPDISSKERRSGFPTVLSPAVLDEARRNFEHLMHGIAQIPVRRGFPDFAHGLVFHSTAKDDLHNFAISNSAIEQVMTTQLFGKKEQVPVEDFITNNVPIKFTETPLAHHCQPPPVCGNIRSVYRSIDGTCNNPEPQRSLWGAAGQPMERMLPPAYEDGIWTPRAHSSDGTPLLGARKISRTLLSDVDRPHPLYNLMVMQFGQVLAHDISQTSSIRLEDGSLVQCCSPEGKVALSPQQSHFACMPIHVEPDDEFFAAFGVRCLNFVRLSLVPSPDCQLSYGKQLTKVTHFVDASPVYGSSDEASRSLRAFRGGRLRMMNDFGRDLLPLTNDRNACPSEEAGKSCFHSGDGRTNQIISLITLQILLAREHNRVADALHELNPSTSDETLFQEARRIVIAEMQHITYNEFLPIIIGPQQMKRFRLVPLHQGYAHDYNINVNPAITNEFSGAAYRMGHSSVDGKFHIRQEHGRIDEVVNIPDVMFNPSRMRKREFYDDMLRTLYSQPMQQVDSSISQGLSRFLFRGDNPFGLDLAAINIQRGRDQGLRSYNDYLELMGASKLHSFEQFPIEIAQKLSRVYRTPDDIDLWVGGLLEKAVEGGVVGVTFAEIIADQFARFKQGDRYYYEYDNGINPGAFNPLQLQEIRKVTLARLLCDNSDRLTLQAVPLAAFVRADHPGNQMIGCDDSNLPSVNLEAWRA; this is translated from the exons ATGGCGGCATTTCTAGATCAATTTAACACGATTAGATTGAGCTTgccagttttatttttagtatacGCCAACAAATGTTTCATTAAAGGCATAATGTGTcgcactttatttattttgttgctgctactTGTGACACAACTCGGCGAGTTGCAGGCGGCAGCATTTTCTATCCGCCAAAATCGCTTTGATGAAGTTCCCGATTTACAGACTCCTGCTCCAGTGGCCACTTCCACTGAATCCTCAAAGATACTCGAAAAAG CGACCAGCGGTTTGTTGAAAAAATGTCTTCCCTGCAGCGATGGTATAAAATGCGTGCCGCAAATCCAGTGTCCCGCCCACGTTCGCATGGAAATTCATGAAAAGCCCCAGATTTGCGATCTGCCTGCGGGAACATTCGGTTATTGCTGCGAAACTGGACAGAATCACACAGCTCCCAAGCCGGACATCTCTTCCAAGGAGCGCCGATCCGGATTTCCCACTGTTCTGTCACCCGCAGTTTTGGACGAGGCTCGTCGCAATTTCGAGCACTTGATGCATGGAATAGCGCAGATTCCGGTACGCCGTGGTTTTCCCGACTTTGCCCATGGCCTGGTTTTCCATTCGACGGCCAAGGATGATCTTCACAATTTCGCCATTTCGAACAGTGCCATCGAACAAGTGATGACTACCCAGTTGTTTGGCAAGAAGGAGCAGGTGCCCGTAGAAGATTTCATCACCAACAATGTACCCATCAAGTTCACGGAGACTCCGTTGGCACACCATTGCCAGCCGCCTCCAGTGTGCGGCAATATTCGTTCTGTTTATCGCAGCATTGATGGCACATGCAATAATCCGGAACCACAGAGATCGCTGTGGGGTGCTGCTGGTCAGCCGATGGAGCGCATGCTGCCCCCCGCTTATGAAGATGGTATCTGGACACCGCGAGCTCACTCGTCTGACGGCACTCCGCTCTTGGGCGCCCGTAAAATCTCACGAACTCTGCTCTCAGACGTTGATCGTCCACATCCTTTGTACAATCTCATGGTGATGCAGTTCGGACAGGTCCTG GCACATGATATTTCACAAACTTCTTCAATCCGTCTCGAGGATGGCAGCTTGGTTCAATGCTGCTCCCCCGAGGGAAAAGTAGCTCTCAGTCCTCAGCAAAGCCACTTTGCCTGCATGCCGATCCATGTTGAGCCGGATGATGAATTCTTCGCAGCTTTTGGAGTGCGTTGTTTGAACTTTGTTAGATTGTCTCTGGTGCCTAGTCCCGACTGCCAACTCAGTTACGGCAAGCAGCTGACCAAGGTGACGCACTTTGTGGATGCCTCGCCGGTCTATGGGTCGAGTGATGAAGCATCTCGTAGTTTGAGAGCCTTCCGTGGGGGTCGTCTGCGAATGATGAATGATTTTGGGCGCGATCTGCTGCCCTTGACAAATGACAGAAACGCGTGTCCCAGTGAGGAAGCCGGAAAGTCCTGTTTTCATTCGG GAGATGGCCGAACTAATCAGATCATATCCCTGATCACCCTTCAAATACTGCTGGCCCGGGAGCACAATCGTGTAGCAGACGCACTACACGAACTTAATCCTTCAACCAGCGATGAAACGCTCTTCCAGGAAGCACGACGCATTGTCATTGCCGAGATGCAGCATATAACCTACAACGAGTTCTTGCCTATTATAATTGGACCGCAGCAGATGAAGCGCTTCCGTTTAGTGCCGCTTCATCAGGGCTATGCACATGACTATAACATTAACGTGAATCCAGCCATCACAAACGAATTTTCGGGTGCTGCCTATCGCATGGGCCACTCCAG tGTCGATGGCAAGTTCCACATCCGCCAGGAGCATGGTCGCATCGATGAAGTGGTCAATATTCCAGATGTGATGTTCAATCCGTCTCGGATGCGCAAGCGCGAGTTTTACGACGACATGCTGCGCACTTTATACAGCCAACCCATGCAGCAGGTGGACAGCTCAATCAGCCAGGGA CTCAGTCGCTTTCTGTTCCGCGGGGACAATCCATTTGGCCTGGATCTAGCTGCCATAAACATTCAGCGAGGACGCGACCAGGGTCTGCGTAGCTACAACGATTACTTGGAATTGATGGGTGCATCCAAACTGCATAGCTTCGAGCAGTTTCCCATTGAA aTTGCCCAAAAGCTGTCGCGCGTTTACCGCACTCCCGACGACATTGACCTGTGGGTGGGTGGCCTGCTGGAGAAGGCAGTCGAGGGTGGTGTAGTGGGGGTGACCTTTGCTGAGATCATAGCCGATCAGTTTGCACGCTTCAAGCAGGGCGATCGCTATTACTATGAGTACGACAATGGGATTAATCCTGGTGCATTCAATCCtctgcagctgcaggaaaTTCGAAAGGTAACGTTGGCCCGCCTGTTGTGTGACAACTCCGACCGCCTGACGCTTCAAGCAGTGCCATTGGCCGCATTCGTTCGAGCTGATCATCCGGG CAACCAAATGATTGGCTGTGATGATTCCAATCTGCCTTCTGTTAACTTGGAGGCATGGCGTGCTTGA